From the Rhinolophus sinicus isolate RSC01 linkage group LG02, ASM3656204v1, whole genome shotgun sequence genome, one window contains:
- the MRFAP1L2 gene encoding MORF4 family associated protein 1 like 2, which yields MRPVDADEEREPAQDWERFLSPVLDAVRRDVTALEREHVRAHLRARRKLLEIESLLDEIKSEVEASEASALDPARGPGAEAEQRVMRLCEKVEKKAVEAALMGKRIVEIHQQIDSYECC from the coding sequence ATGCGGCCCGTGGACGCGGACGAGGAGCGCGAGCCCGCGCAGGACTGGGAGCGGTTCCTGAGCCCCGTGCTCGACGCCGTCCGCCGCGACGTCACCGCCCTCGAGCGCGAGCACGTGCGCGCGCACCTGAGGGCCCGCCGGAAGCTGCTGGAGATCGAGAGCCTGCTGGATGAGATCAAGAGCGAGGTGGAGGCCTCGGAGGCCAGCGCCTTGGACCCCGCCCGCGGTCCCGGCGCCGAGGCGGAGCAGAGGGTGATGAGGCTGTGCGAGAAGGTGGAGAAAAAGGCCGTGGAGGCCGCACTGATGGGGAAGCGGATCGTGGAAATCCACCAGCAAATAGACAGCTACGAGTGTTGCTGA
- the MRFAP1 gene encoding MORF4 family-associated protein 1 — protein MRPLDIVELAEPEEVEVLEPEEDFEQFLLPVIHEMREDIAALTRERGRAHMRSRSKLWEMDNMLIQIKTQVEASEQSALNHLQNPNDDVEGSVTKRCEKAEEKAKEVAKMTEMLVELVRRIEKSEAS, from the coding sequence ATGCGGCCCTTGGACATCGTGGAGCTGGCGGAACCGGAGGAAGTGGAAGTGCTGGAGCCCGAGGAGGACTTCGAGCAGTTTCTGCTGCCGGTCATCCACGAGATGCGCGAGGACATCGCGGCGCTGACCCGGGAGCGCGGGCGGGCGCACATGCGGAGCAGGAGCAAGCTGTGGGAGATGGACAATATGCTCATCCAGATCAAGACGCAGGTGGAGGCCTCGGAGCAGAGCGCCCTGAACCATCTGCAGAACCCGAACGACGACGTGGAGGGCAGCGTGACCAAAAGGTGCGAGAAGGCCGAGGAGAAGGCCAAGGAGGTCGCCAAGATGACAGAGATGCTGGTGGAGCTGGTGCGGCGGATAGAGAAGAGCGAGGCGTCCTGA